Proteins from a single region of Chloroherpeton thalassium ATCC 35110:
- a CDS encoding class I SAM-dependent methyltransferase, with protein MYTMNAAEYDQKIMKDAFRKIYPVIAQQIIDRTGIARGLCIDLGGGPGMLGLSLATLTHLNVIVYDAMEDCVALARKNSRERGLQDKVTALQGLAEAMPFADSTIDLVVSRGSIFFWENQLQGISEVHRVLKPGGMAYIGGGFGTQALLQEILEEKKLDPDWNNKRKERFAKNPPEHFQNILSQLDINGTVELSNAGMWIIFKK; from the coding sequence ATGTACACGATGAATGCCGCTGAGTATGACCAGAAAATTATGAAAGATGCTTTTCGGAAAATTTATCCGGTCATTGCGCAGCAAATCATTGATCGAACGGGAATTGCGCGCGGCCTGTGCATCGATTTGGGCGGCGGCCCCGGAATGCTCGGGCTTTCGCTTGCCACGCTAACGCATTTAAACGTCATTGTTTATGATGCGATGGAAGACTGCGTCGCGTTGGCGCGCAAAAACAGCCGCGAGCGAGGTCTTCAGGACAAAGTCACGGCTTTGCAAGGTTTGGCGGAAGCCATGCCTTTTGCCGATTCGACGATCGATCTGGTGGTCAGTCGCGGCTCGATTTTTTTTTGGGAAAATCAATTGCAAGGCATTTCGGAAGTGCATCGCGTGCTGAAACCGGGCGGCATGGCCTACATCGGCGGCGGCTTTGGCACACAAGCGCTTTTGCAAGAAATTTTGGAGGAGAAAAAATTAGACCCTGACTGGAACAACAAACGCAAAGAACGATTTGCGAAAAATCCTCCTGAACATTTTCAAAACATCCTTAGCCAGCTCGACATCAACGGGACGGTTGAACTCTCCAACGCCGGCATGTGGATCATTTTTAAGAAATAA
- a CDS encoding SAM-dependent methyltransferase, translating to MFEFTQKYPVAIVGTGPGDPDLLTVKAARLIQEAELIVYDCPPAGLVLEHFNLSAKVVYIDRRANAAEQTSSPGETLLNLIQENYMNGKKVVRLKVGDPMLFGGELNDYAALSKMNIPFEVVAGISAGTAAACSYALSISAKGESDAVTHLIVNEVGENLPLLRDAARWLQHGTTLVLYMANPHLEKIFQCFAEEGIPEDMPVVAVGKAGWPDEFYISSNMKHLKYGLPVSEGQSPIVYFLGKFVSLGNLPKARLEPISLRDTNIG from the coding sequence ATGTTTGAGTTTACACAAAAATATCCGGTTGCCATTGTTGGAACTGGGCCTGGAGACCCGGATCTCCTAACGGTAAAAGCTGCGCGCCTGATTCAAGAAGCCGAGCTGATTGTTTATGATTGTCCGCCTGCGGGATTGGTTTTGGAACATTTCAATTTGTCTGCGAAGGTCGTTTATATCGATCGCCGCGCTAACGCTGCTGAGCAAACTTCATCTCCTGGTGAAACGCTCCTCAATTTGATTCAGGAAAATTATATGAATGGCAAAAAAGTCGTTCGGCTGAAAGTTGGCGACCCCATGCTTTTTGGCGGTGAACTGAACGATTATGCGGCGCTCAGCAAAATGAACATTCCGTTTGAAGTGGTGGCTGGCATTTCGGCAGGAACGGCGGCGGCCTGTTCGTATGCGCTCTCCATCAGTGCGAAGGGAGAAAGCGACGCCGTCACGCATCTCATCGTCAATGAGGTTGGCGAAAATCTTCCGCTTTTGCGCGACGCGGCACGCTGGCTACAACATGGCACAACACTCGTTCTTTACATGGCCAATCCTCATCTTGAAAAAATTTTTCAATGCTTTGCCGAGGAAGGCATCCCGGAAGATATGCCTGTGGTGGCGGTTGGCAAGGCGGGCTGGCCAGATGAATTCTACATTTCTTCCAACATGAAGCATCTAAAATACGGTTTGCCGGTCAGCGAAGGGCAATCGCCTATCGTTTATTTTCTCGGCAAATTTGTCTCGCTTGGAAACCTACCAAAGGCACGTTTAGAACCCATTTCTTTGCGCGACACAAACATCGGCTAA
- a CDS encoding TonB-dependent receptor plug domain-containing protein: MKKLLLLCVFVATAFMAVAKESKSDDETELLLDSLGSNIGVFSAGEVIVVGKKDNAKETVSSAEIELLDKTDLSKAGNLLPGINLGNSGARNEGLIYIRGFDMRQVPLYIDGIPLYVPYDGYVDPNRFTTFDLSQITISKGYTSVIYGPNTLGGAINMVSRKPEKTFEASARTSLAYGDGKLASEVGSLNLGTNQGLYYVQAGLSILNREFVPLSGSFDATEYEDGGKRDNSSTQDFKSSVKVGYTPNSTDEYTLSYVNQQSEKGVPVYTGNNPSATIRYWKYKDWDKSSLYFIGKKSLGAESSLKARVYYDSYYNVLDSYDDDTYTTQEKKKAFTSIYDDETFGGSLEFATKLSSKNDFTLAVHDKYDKHKEYNVGETPQHFEDNTLSFAAENTYHASDMIRFMLGLRQDFRNSIKAEDMDENDELVSFELEDNSATNFQLGVATKLDERQEISAYISRTTRFPTLKDRYSYRMGSALPNPDLDPEKSWKYGLDYSARFFENLQVQASVYQSQLTDVIQQVDNVAQVDGEWVYQYQNTGEATFTGFECAAEWQPKRWLNAMLGYSYIDQKNDSDPSLKFTGVPRHKLSGYVQYLLDKDKWALLETEYNTKRYSTSDGSYTAGEYIVFNLRANATVLEMLSLQMAVENLFDRNYEISEGYPEPGRQLVISLMYHFL; the protein is encoded by the coding sequence ATGAAAAAATTATTATTGCTCTGCGTTTTTGTCGCAACGGCATTTATGGCTGTGGCGAAGGAAAGCAAATCGGATGACGAAACCGAGCTGCTTTTGGATTCTTTGGGTTCTAACATTGGCGTGTTTAGTGCAGGAGAAGTGATTGTTGTCGGCAAAAAAGACAATGCAAAGGAAACCGTTAGTTCAGCGGAAATTGAACTTCTCGATAAGACCGACCTTTCAAAAGCAGGAAATCTTTTGCCTGGAATCAATCTTGGCAATTCCGGCGCGCGCAACGAAGGCTTGATTTACATCAGAGGATTTGATATGCGCCAAGTGCCGCTTTATATCGATGGCATTCCGCTTTATGTTCCTTACGATGGCTATGTCGATCCAAATCGGTTTACCACTTTCGACCTTTCGCAAATTACCATCTCAAAGGGCTACACGTCTGTGATTTACGGTCCAAACACGTTGGGCGGCGCAATTAACATGGTTTCCCGCAAACCTGAAAAAACCTTTGAAGCATCGGCAAGAACCAGCCTCGCTTACGGTGATGGCAAATTAGCCTCCGAAGTCGGTTCTTTGAATCTTGGCACAAATCAAGGGCTTTATTATGTGCAAGCCGGGCTTTCCATTCTGAATCGCGAGTTTGTGCCGCTTTCTGGTAGCTTCGACGCAACGGAATACGAAGACGGCGGAAAGCGCGATAATTCCTCGACCCAAGATTTCAAAAGTTCTGTGAAAGTGGGCTACACGCCAAATAGCACCGATGAATACACCCTTTCTTACGTGAATCAGCAATCGGAAAAAGGTGTGCCAGTCTACACGGGCAATAATCCGTCTGCGACCATTCGTTATTGGAAATATAAAGATTGGGACAAGTCGAGCCTTTATTTCATTGGGAAAAAGTCGCTTGGCGCGGAAAGCAGCCTGAAAGCGCGCGTGTATTACGATAGCTACTACAATGTGCTCGATAGCTACGACGACGATACTTACACCACGCAAGAAAAAAAGAAAGCTTTCACGAGCATTTACGACGACGAAACTTTCGGCGGCTCGCTGGAATTTGCCACCAAACTCTCTAGCAAAAATGACTTCACGCTGGCCGTGCACGACAAATACGACAAGCACAAAGAATACAATGTTGGCGAAACGCCCCAGCACTTTGAGGACAACACATTGTCTTTTGCGGCGGAAAACACTTATCACGCCTCAGATATGATTCGTTTCATGCTCGGCCTTCGCCAAGATTTCCGCAATAGCATTAAGGCCGAAGACATGGACGAAAATGATGAACTCGTTTCATTCGAGCTCGAAGACAATAGCGCCACGAACTTCCAGCTTGGCGTGGCCACAAAGCTCGATGAACGCCAGGAAATTAGCGCCTATATTTCTCGCACCACACGCTTTCCAACGCTCAAAGATCGCTACTCTTACCGCATGGGCAGCGCCTTGCCAAACCCTGATCTCGATCCAGAAAAAAGCTGGAAATATGGCCTTGATTACAGCGCACGCTTTTTTGAAAATCTTCAAGTTCAGGCTTCGGTCTATCAAAGTCAGCTAACAGATGTGATTCAGCAAGTCGATAATGTGGCGCAAGTCGATGGAGAATGGGTTTATCAATATCAAAATACCGGCGAAGCCACTTTCACAGGTTTTGAATGCGCCGCAGAATGGCAGCCAAAACGCTGGCTAAACGCGATGTTGGGATATAGCTATATCGATCAGAAAAACGATTCAGATCCATCGTTAAAATTCACCGGTGTGCCGCGCCACAAATTGAGCGGTTATGTGCAGTATTTGCTCGATAAAGACAAATGGGCGCTGCTCGAAACCGAATACAACACCAAGCGATACAGCACCAGCGATGGCAGCTACACCGCCGGCGAGTACATCGTTTTCAACCTAAGAGCCAATGCAACCGTGCTCGAGATGCTTTCCTTACAAATGGCCGTTGAAAATCTTTTCGATCGCAACTATGAAATTTCGGAAGGCTATCCAGAGCCCGGTCGCCAGCTCGTCATTTCCTTGATGTATCACTTTTTATGA
- a CDS encoding GTP-binding protein, which yields MKLITISGPPSSGKTSVLVNVLKALKAAGKRPGAVKYDCLTTDDHKVFQALDIPVQVGLSGNLCPDHYFVSNIEDCLDWGLANQLDFLVSESAGLCNRCSPHIRNVLAVCIIDNLMGVTTPKKIGPMLKFADIVVITKGDIVSQAEREVFAFQVRQANTKAKIMHVNGITGQGASELTSLFYDAPETVSLDGGKLRFSMPAALCSYCLGETKIGMEYQLGNVKKIKLVAP from the coding sequence ATGAAGTTAATCACCATCTCTGGGCCGCCGTCGTCGGGAAAAACGTCGGTTCTGGTTAATGTTTTAAAAGCCTTGAAAGCGGCGGGAAAGCGCCCGGGCGCGGTTAAATACGACTGCTTGACCACCGACGACCACAAAGTTTTTCAAGCGTTGGACATTCCTGTTCAAGTGGGGCTTTCCGGCAATCTTTGCCCCGACCATTATTTCGTGAGCAACATCGAAGATTGTCTCGATTGGGGACTTGCCAACCAGCTTGATTTTTTGGTTTCCGAAAGCGCCGGTTTGTGCAACCGCTGTTCGCCGCACATTCGAAATGTGTTGGCCGTTTGCATCATCGATAATCTGATGGGCGTGACGACGCCGAAGAAAATTGGGCCGATGCTCAAATTTGCCGACATCGTGGTGATTACCAAAGGCGACATTGTTTCACAGGCCGAGCGCGAAGTCTTTGCGTTTCAAGTGCGGCAGGCCAACACGAAGGCGAAAATCATGCACGTGAACGGAATCACTGGACAAGGCGCAAGCGAGCTGACTTCGCTCTTTTACGACGCGCCGGAAACCGTTTCGCTCGATGGCGGCAAGCTGCGTTTTTCCATGCCGGCAGCGCTGTGCTCGTATTGTTTGGGCGAAACCAAAATCGGCATGGAATATCAATTGGGAAATGTGAAAAAGATAAAATTAGTAGCGCCATGA
- a CDS encoding ABC transporter substrate-binding protein, which produces MTRYRKLFAPPIFAISFALLLLIFDGCGNEEKASLPNTREVTDMAGRKMVVPDTVRRVYVNRPGSVLMYAIAPELLVCRSLWTTDVSRKFMLEGYLQLPYVEGSAEEIIKLKPDVIISYFKVNPQAKDEADKLSEKTGIPVFMVEMDMQKYDETFELLGNLLNRKTQTDRMSAFMHTYLDSIRRIAPKIPADEKVRVYYAEGERGLNTDPSGSFHSEILEVVGAKNVADVAPLSGKGMSQVSMEQILMWKPDVVLVWTGMGATLATYEHIMNDAVWAKIHAVSEKKVYQIPYQPFGWFDRPPGTNRILGAIWTAQLLYPERYPFDMEAITREYFDIFYHHPLSQEALHEVLHPNPKGLELSKFDKK; this is translated from the coding sequence ATGACTCGATATAGAAAGCTTTTTGCGCCGCCAATTTTCGCGATTTCATTTGCCTTGCTGCTGCTGATTTTTGATGGATGCGGCAACGAAGAAAAAGCGTCGCTTCCGAACACGCGCGAAGTCACAGATATGGCAGGCCGAAAAATGGTTGTGCCCGATACGGTTCGCCGGGTTTATGTGAATCGTCCGGGAAGCGTGCTCATGTATGCCATTGCGCCCGAGCTGCTCGTTTGCCGGTCGCTCTGGACAACGGACGTTTCGCGAAAATTTATGCTGGAGGGCTATCTGCAATTGCCATATGTGGAAGGCTCGGCGGAGGAAATCATCAAGCTCAAACCCGATGTCATCATTTCGTATTTCAAAGTCAATCCGCAAGCCAAAGACGAAGCCGATAAGCTCAGCGAAAAAACGGGCATTCCGGTTTTCATGGTCGAAATGGACATGCAAAAGTACGATGAAACATTTGAGCTGCTCGGGAATTTGCTGAACCGAAAAACCCAAACCGATCGCATGAGCGCATTTATGCACACTTACCTGGATAGCATTCGCCGCATTGCCCCGAAAATTCCTGCAGATGAAAAGGTTCGCGTTTATTATGCCGAAGGCGAGCGCGGGTTGAACACCGATCCAAGCGGCTCATTTCATAGCGAGATTTTGGAAGTGGTTGGCGCAAAAAATGTCGCCGATGTGGCGCCGCTTTCCGGCAAAGGCATGAGCCAAGTATCGATGGAGCAAATTCTCATGTGGAAGCCCGATGTCGTTTTGGTTTGGACGGGAATGGGCGCAACGCTCGCCACTTACGAGCACATCATGAATGATGCGGTTTGGGCAAAAATTCACGCGGTGAGCGAAAAAAAGGTTTATCAGATTCCATATCAGCCGTTTGGTTGGTTCGATCGGCCACCCGGCACAAATCGGATTTTAGGCGCTATTTGGACGGCGCAGTTGCTTTACCCAGAGCGTTATCCCTTCGACATGGAAGCCATTACGCGCGAGTATTTCGACATTTTTTATCACCACCCCCTAAGCCAGGAAGCGCTTCACGAAGTGCTGCATCCCAACCCAAAAGGCTTGGAACTTTCAAAGTTTGACAAAAAATAA
- a CDS encoding ABC transporter substrate-binding protein translates to MLKPLNMQENGSNAFPICTPPSLHSKKTDNGVPLLQKGAINFYMNMPCPLKVVAKIVIGEFVEEYNATHETPIYSPMLHDGHSKEIESELKAARTEDEIPEVLVASGLHTIFSQGFKQRFMDTGIYTGFTCDDALKKMPYEYQKLLTHHNIGIVATGYWSIVCDLTVPLNVPYPRSWDSLIDPMYRDLITVHGYNGKASIAAILLVLRERLGESAVQKLAGNIRHVWHFAEILKRMDSPESRRAPFNILPNAATVQIPSRKRVGILEFEEGPVLAPMFMFVKTSKMAECQPLIDLFFSQKMRKALRRGNFQMVDEVDWREPFVYPSWDFLIQNDYEAVNEALHEEFRKGLRHDAFQN, encoded by the coding sequence ATGCTAAAACCATTGAACATGCAAGAAAATGGCAGCAACGCGTTTCCGATTTGCACGCCGCCGTCGCTTCATTCCAAAAAAACAGACAATGGCGTTCCGCTGCTGCAAAAAGGTGCAATTAATTTCTACATGAACATGCCTTGCCCGCTCAAAGTGGTTGCAAAAATCGTGATTGGGGAATTTGTTGAGGAATATAACGCCACGCATGAAACGCCGATTTATTCTCCGATGCTTCACGATGGACATTCAAAGGAAATTGAAAGTGAACTGAAAGCGGCACGAACCGAAGATGAAATTCCCGAAGTGCTCGTCGCTTCCGGCCTGCACACAATTTTTTCGCAAGGCTTCAAACAGCGATTCATGGATACAGGCATTTACACCGGCTTTACCTGCGACGATGCGCTGAAAAAAATGCCGTATGAATATCAAAAGTTATTAACCCACCACAATATCGGAATCGTTGCTACTGGTTATTGGAGCATTGTTTGCGACCTCACCGTTCCGCTCAATGTGCCTTATCCCAGAAGTTGGGATTCCTTGATTGACCCAATGTATCGCGATTTAATCACCGTGCATGGCTACAATGGAAAAGCCAGCATTGCCGCAATTCTTTTAGTTTTGCGCGAGCGTCTCGGTGAAAGCGCCGTTCAAAAGTTGGCGGGAAACATTCGTCATGTGTGGCACTTTGCGGAAATTCTCAAACGCATGGATTCGCCCGAGTCGCGCCGCGCGCCGTTCAACATTTTGCCCAACGCGGCGACCGTGCAAATTCCTTCCCGAAAGCGTGTTGGCATATTGGAATTTGAAGAAGGTCCGGTTTTAGCGCCGATGTTCATGTTCGTTAAAACCAGCAAAATGGCAGAATGCCAGCCGCTCATCGATTTGTTTTTCAGCCAAAAAATGCGAAAAGCGCTCCGGCGCGGCAATTTTCAAATGGTCGATGAAGTCGATTGGCGCGAGCCGTTTGTTTATCCGTCGTGGGATTTTCTGATTCAGAACGATTATGAGGCAGTCAACGAAGCGCTTCACGAGGAATTTCGAAAAGGCTTGCGCCACGATGCGTTTCAAAATTAA
- a CDS encoding 1,4-dihydroxy-2-naphthoate polyprenyltransferase produces the protein MNTKPPSIQPAPKVSAVEAWMHAIRPKTLPAGAMPVVLGAALALADGKFSLWPALIALVCALLIQVATNFINEIYDNRKGADTAERLGPTRAVASGMISEQVMTRVSISMLVFTFVLGLYLVKIGGWPILLVGLLSLFFAWGYTGGPYPLAYNGLGEVFVFIFFGIIAVVGTYYVQALSTTSAAFIVSLAPGAIASNILGVNNIRDIETDAKVNKRTLAVKIGLANAQKLYVFFNFLAFFPPVFLFMTGYSASVFLPFLSAPMAIRLSQKVYRLKGKPLNEVLAGTGVFLTIHGLLFSVGLILASF, from the coding sequence ATGAACACCAAACCGCCGTCCATTCAACCCGCACCCAAAGTCAGTGCAGTTGAGGCGTGGATGCACGCCATCCGGCCTAAAACGCTTCCAGCGGGCGCCATGCCGGTTGTGCTTGGCGCTGCATTAGCGCTTGCCGATGGCAAGTTTTCGCTATGGCCAGCGCTGATTGCCCTCGTCTGCGCGCTTTTGATTCAGGTGGCCACCAACTTCATCAACGAAATTTATGACAACCGAAAAGGCGCCGACACCGCCGAACGCCTTGGACCTACGCGCGCCGTTGCGTCAGGCATGATTTCCGAGCAAGTGATGACGCGAGTTTCCATTTCTATGTTGGTTTTCACGTTTGTGTTGGGGCTTTATCTTGTCAAGATTGGCGGCTGGCCGATTTTGCTGGTTGGCTTGCTTTCGCTGTTTTTTGCTTGGGGCTACACCGGCGGCCCGTATCCGCTTGCCTACAATGGACTTGGCGAGGTGTTTGTGTTCATCTTTTTTGGCATTATCGCGGTGGTGGGCACTTACTATGTGCAAGCCTTAAGCACCACTTCTGCGGCCTTTATCGTTTCGCTGGCGCCTGGCGCGATTGCGTCCAATATTTTGGGCGTTAATAATATCCGCGATATCGAAACCGACGCAAAGGTAAATAAACGCACGCTGGCCGTGAAAATTGGATTGGCAAACGCCCAAAAACTATATGTGTTCTTCAACTTTTTGGCATTTTTTCCACCTGTTTTTTTGTTCATGACGGGCTATAGCGCCAGCGTGTTTTTACCGTTTCTCTCTGCGCCGATGGCGATCAGGCTTTCGCAGAAAGTCTATCGATTGAAGGGAAAACCGCTCAACGAGGTTTTGGCAGGAACGGGCGTTTTTTTAACGATTCACGGTTTGCTTTTTTCCGTCGGGCTAATTTTGGCCTCGTTTTGA
- a CDS encoding NAD(P)/FAD-dependent oxidoreductase, with protein MSINQQYVSGKSTEVRDVTIIGGGPTGIFAAVQCGMHHINCRIIDSMPSLGGQLTALYPEKHIYDVAGFPEVSAAGLIEQLWSQAARYKPEVVLGDKVVDVKKLDDGSFEVFTEKGHSYFSRAVLIAAGLGAFSPRKLPQLKDFEHLEETSIFYTVSSIDHFKDEKVVVVGGGDSALDWTIALLNVAEHVTLVHRMKEFQAHGKTVADAYEAQETGKLDIYLESEVASVLADSDRLTHAILKTPDEEITIEATRLLPLIGFRSNLGPIKNWGIEISGNGILVDNHMQTTVEGIYAAGDIAVYEGKLKLIQTGLSDAAMAVRHSLRYIKPGEKVKQQFSSQKASEKKA; from the coding sequence ATGTCCATTAATCAACAATACGTTTCTGGTAAGTCAACCGAAGTTCGTGATGTGACGATCATCGGAGGAGGCCCGACCGGAATTTTCGCCGCCGTGCAGTGCGGCATGCACCACATTAATTGTAGAATCATCGATAGCATGCCATCGCTGGGTGGCCAGCTCACCGCACTTTATCCTGAAAAACATATTTACGATGTGGCCGGATTTCCAGAAGTTTCCGCTGCCGGCTTAATTGAGCAGCTTTGGTCGCAGGCTGCGCGCTACAAACCCGAAGTGGTTCTCGGCGACAAAGTTGTGGATGTGAAAAAACTTGATGACGGCTCATTTGAAGTTTTCACCGAAAAAGGCCATTCTTATTTTTCTCGAGCCGTTCTTATTGCCGCCGGGCTTGGCGCATTTTCTCCCAGAAAACTTCCGCAGCTAAAAGATTTTGAGCACCTCGAAGAAACAAGCATCTTCTATACAGTCAGTTCCATCGATCATTTTAAAGATGAAAAAGTGGTGGTGGTTGGCGGCGGCGACTCCGCGCTCGACTGGACCATTGCGCTCTTGAACGTGGCCGAGCATGTCACGCTTGTGCATCGCATGAAGGAATTTCAGGCGCATGGCAAAACCGTGGCCGACGCTTACGAAGCACAAGAAACGGGAAAACTGGATATTTATTTGGAATCCGAAGTCGCGTCCGTGCTCGCCGATAGCGACAGGCTCACCCACGCCATTCTGAAAACCCCAGACGAGGAAATCACGATTGAAGCCACACGCTTGCTGCCACTTATCGGATTTCGCTCGAACCTTGGCCCAATCAAAAATTGGGGTATCGAAATTTCGGGAAACGGGATTTTAGTTGACAATCACATGCAAACTACCGTTGAAGGCATTTATGCTGCTGGCGACATTGCCGTTTATGAGGGAAAATTGAAGCTGATTCAAACCGGATTGAGCGATGCGGCAATGGCTGTGCGCCACAGCTTGCGCTACATTAAACCTGGCGAAAAAGTCAAACAGCAATTCAGCAGCCAAAAAGCCTCTGAAAAAAAAGCCTAA
- a CDS encoding ABC transporter ATP-binding protein gives MVNGNGIQLEMAHADLGYDGQAILKNISLTIRSGEIVCLLGPNGVGKTTLFKTILGFIPPIAGEVSIGSVPISRFSPKDFAKLVAYVPQAHHTPFPYKVKDVVLFGRAVHLGMFGRPGKKDRAVAAQALELLEIAHLAERAFTELSGGERQMVIFARALTQQARFIILDEPTSSLDYGNQVRVIRKIKSLCNQSIGILMSTHMPDHAFMLGAKVMVMDKGQLYRFGEPDKTLTPETLKKIYGVDVQVFDTPKNGVPSRKVCAPILDA, from the coding sequence ATGGTAAACGGCAACGGCATTCAACTCGAAATGGCTCATGCCGATTTGGGCTACGACGGCCAAGCGATTTTGAAAAATATAAGCCTAACGATTCGCTCAGGAGAAATTGTTTGTTTGCTTGGACCAAACGGCGTTGGAAAAACGACGCTGTTCAAAACCATTTTGGGTTTCATTCCGCCGATTGCCGGCGAGGTGAGCATCGGCAGCGTGCCCATTTCAAGGTTTTCGCCAAAAGATTTTGCCAAGCTCGTGGCGTATGTGCCACAGGCGCATCACACGCCATTTCCATATAAAGTGAAAGATGTGGTGCTTTTTGGGCGCGCGGTGCATCTCGGCATGTTTGGAAGGCCGGGCAAAAAAGATCGCGCGGTTGCCGCCCAAGCCCTCGAGCTGCTTGAAATTGCTCATCTTGCCGAACGCGCATTTACGGAGCTAAGCGGCGGCGAGCGCCAAATGGTCATTTTTGCGCGCGCGCTCACCCAGCAAGCCCGATTTATCATTCTTGACGAGCCGACTTCCAGTCTTGATTACGGCAATCAAGTCCGTGTCATTCGCAAAATCAAATCGCTTTGCAATCAATCGATAGGCATTTTGATGTCGACGCACATGCCCGATCATGCGTTTATGTTAGGCGCAAAAGTGATGGTGATGGATAAAGGCCAGCTTTATCGTTTTGGCGAACCCGATAAAACATTGACGCCGGAAACCTTGAAGAAAATTTATGGCGTGGATGTGCAAGTTTTCGACACGCCAAAAAATGGCGTTCCCTCACGAAAAGTTTGTGCGCCAATTTTGGATGCCTAA
- a CDS encoding FecCD family ABC transporter permease has protein sequence MKQMMTEYAGQTELPRVCCADQKGVEMQKPYAQAQSKATQRAFERLPNSTSPGETIKSSSLILLSLLILLGLSVASLYLGRYPVSLSSLVAYLFSGEYRDSNLPIVLLNIRLPRILGAVGVGGALAISGAAYQGMFRNPMVSPDILGVSSGAGFGAAFGILLSLPIMGIQASSFVGGISAVLIAVSISKTLGRRHDSILVLVLSGIIISSLFGALLSLLKYVADPDDKLPAITYWLMGSLANIRLADLWVIFPVLLLGTVPLMLVSWRLNVLSFGEDEARSLGINTAKMRALVMVCATLVTASVISFSGIIGWIGLLIPHLARFVAGPNHRWLLPTSFLFGAIFMLLVDNVARSVASVEIPIGIITSLVGAPFFIYFLKNSSKQSW, from the coding sequence ATGAAACAGATGATGACCGAGTACGCCGGCCAAACCGAATTGCCACGCGTCTGTTGCGCCGATCAGAAAGGGGTTGAAATGCAAAAGCCGTATGCTCAGGCGCAAAGCAAAGCAACCCAACGCGCATTTGAGCGCTTGCCAAATAGCACATCGCCTGGCGAAACGATAAAATCCAGCAGTTTGATTCTGCTCAGTCTGCTGATTTTGCTGGGCTTAAGTGTCGCCTCGCTTTATTTGGGGCGCTATCCGGTTTCGTTGTCGTCGCTCGTTGCCTATCTGTTTTCCGGCGAATATCGAGATTCTAACTTGCCAATCGTTCTCCTCAACATCCGGCTGCCTCGAATTCTCGGGGCAGTTGGGGTTGGCGGGGCGCTTGCCATTTCTGGCGCGGCGTATCAAGGCATGTTCCGAAATCCGATGGTCAGCCCCGACATTTTAGGCGTCAGTTCGGGCGCGGGATTTGGCGCGGCTTTTGGCATTTTGCTGTCACTTCCGATAATGGGTATTCAAGCCTCATCGTTTGTTGGCGGCATTAGCGCGGTGTTGATTGCCGTAAGCATCAGCAAAACGCTCGGTCGTCGCCACGACTCTATTCTGGTTTTGGTGCTTTCGGGAATTATCATTTCGTCGCTTTTTGGCGCGCTACTTTCGCTGCTGAAATATGTGGCCGACCCCGACGATAAACTTCCCGCCATTACCTACTGGCTGATGGGCAGCCTCGCCAATATTCGCCTTGCCGACCTGTGGGTCATTTTTCCGGTGCTTCTGCTTGGCACCGTGCCTTTGATGCTCGTGAGCTGGCGGCTCAATGTGCTTTCGTTTGGCGAAGACGAAGCGCGTTCGCTTGGCATTAACACGGCAAAAATGCGCGCGCTTGTGATGGTTTGTGCCACGTTGGTAACGGCAAGCGTGATTTCATTTAGCGGCATTATCGGTTGGATTGGGCTGCTGATTCCGCATCTTGCGCGATTTGTGGCAGGGCCGAATCATCGCTGGTTGCTGCCGACTTCGTTTTTGTTTGGTGCAATTTTCATGCTGCTGGTCGATAATGTAGCTCGCTCGGTTGCGTCGGTTGAAATTCCCATCGGGATCATCACGTCGCTTGTCGGTGCGCCGTTTTTCATCTACTTCCTGAAAAATTCATCCAAACAATCATGGTAA